One part of the Vicia villosa cultivar HV-30 ecotype Madison, WI linkage group LG6, Vvil1.0, whole genome shotgun sequence genome encodes these proteins:
- the LOC131612632 gene encoding short integuments 2, mitochondrial produces the protein MAALKGLLKKGLGEMDFNTGGGLINWFPGHMAAATRAIRNRLKLADLVIEVRDARIPLSSINVNLQPHLSAKRRVIALNKKDLANPNIMHKWVKYFETSKQDCIPINAHSKSSVTKLLELVEVKLKEAISKEPTLLVMVVGVPNVGKSCLINSIHQIAHSRFPVQEKMKRATVGPLPGVTQDIAGFKIANKPSIYVLDTPGVLVPSISDIETGLKLALAGSVKDSVVGEERIAQYFLAVLNTRGTPFHWKHLNNRRVDGIANEAEENHRYDLKNLKQRRGQPNRSDLVYVEDIVLGVHRALYSTLAEFEGNVEDEGDLENLIDLQFGALQKALKIPHKASEARLMVSKKFLTLFRAGKLGPFILDDVPGVKPV, from the exons ATGGCGGCGTTGAAAGGGTTATTGAAAAAAGGTTTAGGAGAAATGGATTTCAACACCGGCGGAGGACTCATAAACTGGTTCCCGGGACACATGGCAGCCGCCACACGCGCCATCCGCAACCGCCTTAAGCTCGCCGACCTCGTCATCGAAGTCAGAGACGCTCGTATTCCGTTATCCTCCATCAATGTCAATCTTCAACCTCACCTTTCCGCCAAACGACGTGTCATCGCACTCAACAAAAAAGACCTGGCCAATCCCAACATCATGCAT AAATGGGTGAAATATTTTGAGACGAGTAAGCAAGATTGCATTCCGATTAATGCTCACAGTAAGAGTTCTGTTACGAAGCTTCTGGAACTTGTAGAGGTGAAATTGAAGGAAGCGATTTCGAAGGAACCTACTTTACTTGTTATGGTTGTTGGTGTTCCGAATGTTGGCAAGTCTTGTTTGATTAATTCCATTCATCAGATTGCGCATTCTCGATTCCCCG TGCAGGAGAAGATGAAGCGAGCTACTGTGGGTCCACTACCTGGTGTTACTCAAGATATTGCAGGATTTAAG ATAGCAAACAAACCGAGCATATACGTCCTAGATACCCCAGGGGTTCTGGTTCCAAGTATCTCAGACATAGAGACAGGGTTAAAGCTTGCTCTTGCAG GGTCTGTTAAAGATTCAGTGGTGGGCGAGGAACGAATTGCTCAATACTTTTTGGCAGTTTTAAATACCCGGGGTACTCCATTTCATTGGAAGCACCTCAATAATAGGAGAGTTGATGGGATTGCAAATGAAGCCGAGGAAAATCATAGATATGACCTGAAAAATCTTAAGCAAAGGAGAGGTCAGCCTAACAGATCTGACTTGGTATATGTGGAG GATATTGTGTTGGGAGTTCACCGTGCACTCTATTCGACTCTAGCAGAATTCGAAGGCAACGTAGAAGATGAGGGTGACTTGGAGAACTTGATTGACCTGCAGTTTGGTGCACTACAGAAGGCATTGAAGATACCTCACAAGGCTTCAGAAGCACGTTTGATGGTATCCAAAAAGTTCCTTACTCTATTCAGGGCTGGTAAACTAGGACCTTTTATTCTTGATGATGTCCCTGGTGTTAAGCCTGTATAA